GGGCGGTCTGGTGGCCGGCGCCCGCCACCCAGCAAGGCCGCAGCTGGCATGCGCACAGGGTCTCGCCATGATCTTGCGCACGTTGCCGGCGTGGCTCGTCACCGTGAGCGCGCGCACAATGCCAGGGCGAGCAGAGCGCGAGCTGCCCCTCtagcgcggccggcgccggaggtGGCCGTTGAGACGACGCGAACGCGCGACGGAGTCGCGCCGGAACACGGCGCGAACCATCATGCGCCGCCACGCACTCGCTGGCGCTGCATGGCCGGCACTTGCCGCGCTCAGCTTGCCGGCGCTCCCAGCGATGCCGGCGACGACCAACGCCACGGAGCACGCGGGCGTTGTCACAGCCCGTGGGTCGTTTGGGCCGGACCGAATACGCCACACTGTACCAAAAAGTTATTGTAGCGTCGCGGGTGCTGTAGCAGCGGTACATTACTTCCCAGTTAGTCCCATACCGGAAACGGAATGAGAGACAGACCAGCTTAAAAACGTGAGCCTGGGAAGttagtaactccggttcgaattttttgcgcgaagcgaggacaaaAGCGCAAGAgggttatttagcaggtgtggtttactcaacgtgtagagtagatTTTAGCCGTTATCCACAGATGCCACCAGCATGTGGACGgacacacatgggctgctgACAGTGAACCCACGGATACATGAGCACGTTGTGTGCGCGTGGAAACACAGATGCCACCAGCATGTGAACGgacacacatgggctgctggcagtgaACCCACGGACGTGGCATGTGACCGTTAGTACTAGACGTATGGAACGTGGcccaagagaggagatcctgcTCCTTTGTCCCATATGGGTAAGCTAGTTCGATGtctcgacgaggacgtcgagtccTCAACGGGGGGTGAATGTCACAGCCCGCGGGCTGTTTGGGCCGGACCAAATACGCGACACTGTAGCAAAAAGCTACTGTAGCGTCGCGGGTACTGTAGTAGCGGCACAGTTATTCCCAGTTAGTCCCATACCGGAAACAGAACGAGAGACAGACCAATTTAAAAACGTGAGCctgggaagctagtaactccggttcgaactttttgcgcgaagcgaggacgaaagcgcaagagggttatttagcaggtgtggtttactcaacgtgtagaaTAGATTTTaaccgttatcccgggccgggacCAGCTTAAAAACGTGAGCctgggaagctagtaactccggttcgaacttTTTGCGCGAAACGAGAATGAAAGCACAAgaaagttatttagcaggtgtgatttactcaacgtgtagagtagatcttagttGTTACTAACCTTCGTTCACAAATACTTGGCAACTTTGAGTTTTACTATTActactttgaccgctaattatttaaaaaatatcttGTTAACTAGAACACTTAGAGTATCATTGTATTTAGTGCCAACAATACTTTAAGTATGATGCATGTTTGAAATGGCATAACAATGAATTTATGAGAAAATTGAAGGTCAAACTTTGAACAGTAAAATTAAAGTTGTCAATTATTTGTGAACGGATGTTAGTATCCCGGACCGGGTCGTTAGAGGCGTCGTGGGAGCTGACGCCGAGGCCGTACCGCGCGGCCGCGATGGCGTCGCGATGAGCACGCGTACGCTGTCCCGGGCCCCTCGCCGAGGATTGGGACGGACCGTTGTTCGGGACGTAACTGCTCAGACAAACGGACTGGCCTTTTCATTCTGCACACTGCACACATGGTAGGTGAATCTCTGTTTAGAACTCCGTCCGCCAAAAATTCCAGTTTTCACTTTCATTTCCCCCGGTTCTTGGTTCTGAAAAGAACAGGCCATCAATACAAGATGAACATTCATGGATATCGAACTAAGGATCTGAGAGGGGGATATGAATGTGAATCTTTTGTTTTGGTCCACCTAGTTGGTTGAAATGGGCAGGGGGACCGAGTCTTTTGCTCCCTTCTCAGTGGGAGCTCAGCAAACGCAAGAGGTTGTTGGGACCAAGAAGAGATGGAAGATTAGCTGGTGAGATCTTTGGTGATGCAATGCCCGTGCGTCAGAGCTCCCAGCCCAACAGTGACGAAAAAGAACAGGCACAACAGAAAAAAAATGGCTAGAACTTGAAGGACGGATCTGAATACAGACATCAAaattagagtaggttttgttgtCAGACTCAGACAGTCTCGTCTCCTTTTCAGTTCGCTAACAATTGAAGATGGCGATAAGAGCAGCAATCTACAGCATACAAAGCACAACATTCGGTCAAAACAAGTACATGGGCGCGCACAAGAAAATGAATTCATTCAGTGAAGAGCTTGTCAGGTCGCTGCGAAAAAATTGACGAACGACCAATATGCTTAAGCGAATTGCGAGCACGAGGAAAACAATTTCAGCGAAGCAAAGCCATTCTCCAGGTGGTTATGACACTGTTGGTTTCCGGTGATTTCTTTTTAGCTtctgtcacatcaaaagaaattttattattctaaagtatcaaataaaatcattttataaaactttttgtacagatAGGTGCTaattcgtgagacgaatctaataagccaaattaatccataatttactacagtaatactacagtaaccattcgctaaacatggattaatgtcttattagattcgtttcaCAGTATAGTCCCTGGATTCTGCAGGTAGTTTTATAATTACTTTGAAAATGACGAACGGGAGCTACTACATTTCTAGGCATAACAGCAGCTAGCACGGACTTGCAATGAAAATATTCTTGAAATGTAGTAGCTCCTTACAACATAGAGTAGCCTAAGTCATCTTGCAATATCAAAACCTCCTCCTACTCCTACTCCTacttgggaaaaagaaaaacgctTCTGCTTATCCATATGAAACAACACAAAAGCTACTTCTTCTAGCTTGAAGCTAAACACTAGATCGAATGAATGCAAAAGACCTCGCCCCCGATCCGCTAACAATCAAGGTCGTTGGACCTTCCTTAGATGATGGATGAAGTTCGGCAGCTTTCTTGTGGTGAGATATACATGCCAGCAGACACCTTTTTTCATGCTGTCCAATAATGATGTGCAATGCCGTTGCATATATTATATATAGGATCGATCGTGAACCTATTTTAGCATGTGTTATCTCCCTGGTGGATGATCGCCGCGGCAAGTACACTTCTCCTTGTCTTCCCTGAGAGCCTGcgtgcatatatatatagggggaAAAATCAGTGTTGCTCTGTTTGCATACTGATCGATTCTATAAAGTTCATGATGGCACTGGTTAAACAAGATGCTCTGGCATAATGAAATTGTGATTATTGGGGATGATGGGCCCACTGCGATGCTGAAATCAAGATACTCAACGCCTGATCTCGTCTGCTTTGCAGTTGCGATTTGCGAATTAAAGTAGCATGATGATTGACAGGTTCGTTTTCTGACAGTATGTACAAGCGGATCACGTACGTGCGCAGTGCATACCTGCAGCTCGCCCTGGAGTCCTCTGATGTGGTCGACTGCTAAGTCCAGCATATCCGCTGTACTCGTTTGCTGCCACATTTTAAAGAACAAAAATAAATGTGTATTTGAACTGCTGCATATATGCCTGTAAATTAAACCTGCTGCTGACTGCTGTGCGTTCGAGGGATAGACGACTAAACAACGACTAGAAGCGGATGAGATCATATCATCTACGCGGCAGCATGCAATGGGTAATGTTTAATTTACGACTGATCACCTTGTCCATGTTAGGCACAAGGGCCTGCAACTTCCTGAGCTTCTCGCTGATCCTCGTTCGTCGCTCCTACAACATCATTAATTAATCACAAGCCTTCTGAGATTAACCTTAAATAATCTAGAAGGCAAAAGGTATGCATGCAAGCTGTGCAAAGGTGCAGAAGATCATCCTGAAAGACTGCAGTATGACTACTGTTGTATATTACGATCGAGGTACTCCATGGTTTCAGAGCTTGTTTAGCACAGTACATGCAAACTTTTTTAGAATATTCAGGGCATGCAAACTTCTTATAGCAGCTAGCTTGCCATCATTTATATCAAGAAGATGGTGTCGGGATTTGGAATAACTTCATGTTTATTAGTATATTACCCGCTCTGCGATGCTCCTTGGGTGCGTAGCACACCCGCGCTTGGCTCGTACTCTGAATGGAACCTGATCCTGCTGCATCTGCATGTATTTATCCATGCCGCCCGCCGTCTCCTTGGTCACACCAAACTGCATGCACATATCCATAACAAAATTGAAACCTTGCAATGTTCTTATTTCAAAAACATCTTGCAGTGTTAGACACAAATATTTTCCTCGCATGACTCAGTACTTGTAGATCGGTATAATTAATAACATCAGATAACTGATATTTCAAAGACCTTAACATGCCGTGagctttaaaaaaaagaaaagaaaagaaaagaaaggttgTACGAGGTACTAGACTAGGGTGATTCTAAAACACAGGCAACTACTGATATCATGGCGTCTGCAATAATGTGGTCTTCTCACATTCTCTTTTACGAATATGGTCATAATCATAAATGAGATTTGTATCAAGAGACTTCTCTTTATGAATAGGATCATATATGTCCACATTTCTTTCAAGAAACTCCCTTTCCAGCAAGAAGACATATGCAGAGAACacatgtaaaacaaaaatataaacagCACACTATAAATGGCAAGAAAAGATTTTTTGACAGATATACTACCTGTAATTCATAATTACTAAGGCTGGCTATGATGTCATTGTCATCATTGTTGTGTATTCCTGCTTTGCTTGCTGGGTTGGAGAACACAATAGAATTTGAATCCTCCCACGGTCCGATTGAGAACCCACTGGAGAAGGAGCGTGCTACACCGTTGGCCGTGATGTTCTCTTCAGAGTGGCCAATACCAATCACATTACTGGTGAGATCCGGGATTCCATCCTCTGAGATATGAGAGAGGGTTCCTTGTCCGGCTAGGTTCATCGGGGCCTTCATCTTCTTGTGATAGCTACTCATTGCATGGGGAACCTCACCACCAACACCAACTCCAGTTCTTGGAAAACCTGCTTCCAAAGATAAAACAGGGGCAAGATATCTGTTACTGCCGATTGTTGTCAGGATTAATACTGGATCGAGTTGCTAAATGCTATACATGTACGACGTCTGTCTAACAATTCAAGTAGAGAAGTAAATAAGTGTTTGCACATTTTGTACCCGTTACTGGATATAGTAAATCAAACACACAGCTGGTTTAACTGAGTTTTACGAAATAGTTTAAATTTTATGAGAAACATGAGTCAATGCTTCAAGCATTAAAACGAAATGTAGAGGGGATATAATGAATTTGAACAGAGAAAACTTCTGTTTCTCAAATTCAAAATGATTTTCAATTAATTTCTGAACTTCCACCGTTTTCACAGTTGCTCATTCCTATATTATAATTAGTCTCAAATATAATCGTTTTGCCAAAAATATACAAGTATGCTATTCTTTTAACTGTCCGTACCAACATCTTATCTTCAAATTAATGAGTCCTAATTAAATCGTAAATTATTCACACAAAAAGGCACTGTAGAACTTGGTATTTACTTCCACTTTTTTGTAGTGCTAACTGCTAACCAACTATACACTGTCTCTATTTGTTTGGCATCATCCTAAATTTGAgctcttttacaatgattgtaaagtaccaatgGGTACTTTTAGATACTTTTACCTTGAATTTTTTCTAGCCGTTGATCTAtgaaaagtatttataaaaattaaattaaattaaattagtattcggtccCATTTTTGTTACTTAGTTTCACATTTTAGAAGTACCAGGTACTTTATCCTAGGTACTTCTGGGTACTTCCTACCTTCACCACCGTAGGATTTTATCAGATGGACGGCTcctattttttcaatcattataaaatttctcttAACTTTTTATGGTTAACGCTGTTCATCTTAATAGTAAGTTGATCAGATTTCATTGGAGATCAGGATGGTCCTGTTTGTTCCAAAATTAAAAAGAAATGCAGTTGTGTCGGTGTTCCGGATCACCGGCTAGTAAATTTATGTGCGCGTCACAGGATCGGATGGTAGTACAAGTAAATACACAAGGTTTTATACTGGTTCGGGCGGAACGTCCCTACGTCCAGTTCGAGCTCTCGTGTTCTTGTACTCAAATGTTTGCAGTATGGGTTACAaacgggcgagagagggagcaagagtcccaagtctctggttgagggagtgtgtgtgtgtgtgtgttcaagTGCGGGTGCGAGTGGTTCTGTTCGGATGCCCTGCAAGGGGCACGCctccccccttttatagcccaaggggtGAGGgtttacacacacacacacagagagaacGGGGGTCGAGCGACTCCCGACCCCTGTTTGCTAACTCAATGGTGGGTCTTGTTGACCTATCTTGACCCAAAGCATCGAGGATGTCCTATTCGTACATTCTGACACAATATTCCCCGTATCGTCGTGGGAAACGGGATTTCCGCCTGCCGGCCGGATTTCTGCCTGGCCGCTGCGTCCTCCATTTGCGGGGCATGGCGTTGTGTCCTATCCTGACGTGACGCACATCCCTTGGTTAGTGTTGATGGCTTCTGACAGAGTGGCAAGGCCGTGTCCTCACCCGAATCCACGCGGGCCGATCTGTAGCCCACCCTGTGTCCGTACTGGAGTGGAGGACGGTCGTGTCCCTGACTTCCTGGGACCACCCTGGCGACCAGCTTTTACTCGAGGAGTCTCCTGATTTCCAGGAGACCCACGTCCACGGGTCGTGCGGCCCCTCCTGTGGGGGTCGGGCGAGACGGATCTCCTCCCGTGAGGGTCAGGCGAGGCGGAAGTCCTCTACAGGAGGGTCGGGTGAGACGAAACCTCCCCGCCGAGGTCGGCCGTGTTGGGCCCCCTTCTTCGGGGGTTGGCGTCGGGTAATGGTGGCACCCTCTTAATGGGAGTGGGCTGTCCTCTTCGCGCTGGGCCTTCCGGCCCATCGGTTGTCATGCCGGACCCTGATGGCTTCGTATCgctatattattattatttagcTTGATTGATCTTAATGGACTATGTTTGGGGTACCCGTAATCCTTATCCCCAACAAGTTGTAAGTTAATTAAAATCAACATAATCCATCTGATCGAATTCTGACATACATGTGTACATATGAAATAGTTTAGCATAGTGCAGAGTTAGATTTATACTCCATCCATTTTTATAAGGTATGATATAACATGGCACGGTCTTCCAaataacactttgaccattcatttatcatatattatatttttttatgattataaacttataatcattgtaaaaataaaaaactaataattaaattattggtcaaagattgcaaagtttgaattttgatatGCGTGTGCGCCTTATAAAAgtagatggagggagtattagcTAGGAGTTTAATAGGGTAGTCGTTTGACATACGTATTCTTAACATATATATGTAGCTTCAAATATTGCATCAGATTCATTATGTTTTTCCACACGACTAATGTTACCAAGGACAAGAAAACAATCACTGCATCATTTGTGCCATAAAAAGTTTTGCGCTGGGTTCTTCGTCCTCCAGTCTACTCTATACTTgtcttttttttgcgaaaactTCTTTCTACCTCGCAGCAAAATGATTTAACTTTTAGGCGATGGCTTCGTACTTATTTGTCATTTATCACCTGAAAATTCCCATgcaacaaaatttttttgccCCATGCTCCTAGCTGCAATgatgccttgtttagttgcacctaatttttttttgaaatggaatctttttatatttaaaatattaaatataaatataaactaatcacaAACATAATTGCAGAACGcgtctgtaaactacaagacgaatttattaagactaattctgtaaactacgagacgaatttattaagactaagtAATCCTTCGTTAGCACATAGTTACTGTAACGTGGGTTTCTCATAACACAAGAGTACGAAAAACACAAAGGAGAGATCGATGTTGCATGTTACTTGCAGTCCTACATGAATTGAGAATATGGTAAAGTTTCTGATGGAGTGTTTCGATGCAATACAGGAACTAGCTAAGAGAGAATAGACACAAAGTAAAGTTTTGTGTGAGACAAGCATCGACAAATCCAATTATGATGGATCACAAGGATAGATATGCGTAGCATCTTATGAAACTAACATAGCTATATTTATTAAAACAGTGTTCAAAATGAGTATTTAGAGACAGAGTAAATGATAACACACTTGATTTATCCTGAAAAggaagcatgcatgcatgcactgcTGACATTATTAGTAAGATTTGTTTTTTACCAAATTGGGCAAGGAAAATCTTCTGTCCACCACCATGCGCTAACACAGTAACACCAGCCTTTTTGcccatctccaagagtttgccatattttacttggcatatcttgtattttgccaacttctaaaaagatatgccaaataaaaaaagaatttatctccaacagtttggcataattcacttgccaaatccagatctaacttacatcagaaaccctgagagagaaacaaaattatatttatgctcttccacctcttgaaaatttaaatcaggaaccattctctgttatttatttcttttttcaccctcccacctgactagaaaccatgatgccaaccgcgcgctgcgcgcgtatatttacgcgctggaggctggtttttcccaaattgccaaaaattgccaagtcttttgccaaactgttggaggagtatttttaacgtttttgccaaaaatcaaagatgacaactctatttgccaaactgctggagatgctagGGAGCATGATGCCACTGCCCCCAAATTAAAGAGTTTTACTGTGTTAGTTGCATCACCCCAAAAGAACGAAGAGCACAGGAGTTGCAGCTCCAAATTAAATCTCTTCCTAACCACGCATGCGGTGTAAAGAAAGGGAGATCATCAAAGGCATGCAGCACCTGCTGCAAAATGTATTGGATTACTACATTGCTCGGATCGACgctgacgaggttccattcttGATACCTCCGCAGAGGCAGAAATATTCCTCAAAACACTCGGCCGGATCGATTtcagaaagagaaaaaggacGACAGGCAGACGAAAGAAAGAAAATGATCATTATTTCCTGTCAGGCAGAAATCCTGGGGATTCGAAGGAAGTTCGAAATGCCAATGGCACAGCCAGCGATAGTAGATTAACTCGGTCGACAAGATCGAGCTAGCTTATTAGCTCATCAAGAATCATGTGAAGTTAAGCCAATAAAGAGCAGCGCGCGCGGTTGGGAGTGGAGTAGTTGGTGCGAATGGAGAGACAAGACAAGACAAGACAGCAGTATAGCAATGACGCGCACTTACCGTGATCCATGACGGGGCTGGAGAAGAactccggcggcgagctgctgtgccgcggcagcgccgccgccgacgggccGCCGTCCCGCTTCCCCTCCACGCCGAACTGGTGGTAGCGATGATGCATCGTCCCTTGCCCGTGCCCCAGCGAGATCTCGCCGTGGCCgtaccgctgctgctgctgctgccccggCAGCGCGCGGTCcccggacgacgacggcggcgcctccCCGCCCGGCGCCGGGAAGAACGCCCTcactgccgccgcccccggcgcctCCGTGGGGTCAACGACGAACGGGAACTGCTGCCACgatgagccgccgccgccaccgtagcGCGAGCGGccccgctgcggcggcgggtccaTGGCCTGAGCCGACCGCCCCcacccacggcggcgcgggcagctCGCTGGTTCGAACTTCCCCGTTCGTCGGGCGCCACTAGCCGCGCGCTTtaggtctgaactctgaaggtgTGGAGGGTTGCTTTTGCGCGTGTGCCGCCGAGCGAACGCGGCCAAGCTCGAGCGAGCTGCTGTGCTGAGAGCAATCACACGCGATCGACCAGACCAAGCCTCTCCAACCCCAACCCACGGGCACATGCGGGGCGCCACTGCGCCGGAGTAGAGCGACCAACCAACCagcacgcgcgcgcgtgcgcacggAAGCGAACGGATTGGTGGGTCGGCGGGTCGCGGCGTTATCGTCGTCGCTCCGCCACCGGGACGGGAGGGGGAAATATATATGGGGCTCCCGCTCGGGTCCCTGcgttttttttttatatttttcaaaatcattttttacaaaaatatatttttgatttcataatttacagatttatacccctaccgcccggctgcggggcggccggccccctgccgccctcctgccgggcggtagggaccttaatgtaaataaaatttatttttaatcgcattttggctactgggggagcctgccgcccggcagccgggcggcaggtacccgccacccggtg
This sequence is a window from Panicum virgatum strain AP13 chromosome 7K, P.virgatum_v5, whole genome shotgun sequence. Protein-coding genes within it:
- the LOC120641320 gene encoding transcription factor bHLH129-like isoform X1, which produces MCPWVGVGEAWSGRSRVIALSTAARSSLAAFARRHTRKSNPPHLQSSDLKRAASGARRTGKFEPASCPRRRGWGRSAQAMDPPPQRGRSRYGGGGGSSWQQFPFVVDPTEAPGAAAVRAFFPAPGGEAPPSSSGDRALPGQQQQQRYGHGEISLGHGQGTMHHRYHQFGVEGKRDGGPSAAALPRHSSSPPEFFSSPVMDHGFPRTGVGVGGEVPHAMSSYHKKMKAPMNLAGQGTLSHISEDGIPDLTSNVIGIGHSEENITANGVARSFSSGFSIGPWEDSNSIVFSNPASKAGIHNNDDNDIIASLSNYELQFGVTKETAGGMDKYMQMQQDQVPFRVRAKRGCATHPRSIAERERRTRISEKLRKLQALVPNMDKQTSTADMLDLAVDHIRGLQGELQVCTAHALREDKEKCTCRGDHPPGR
- the LOC120641320 gene encoding transcription factor bHLH129-like isoform X2, giving the protein MCPWVGVGEAWSGRSRVIALSTAARSSLAAFARRHTRKSNPPHLQSSDLKRAASGARRTGKFEPASCPRRRGWGRSAQAMDPPPQRGRSRYGGGGGSSWQQFPFVVDPTEAPGAAAVRAFFPAPGGEAPPSSSGDRALPGQQQQQRYGHGEISLGHGQGTMHHRYHQFGVEGKRDGGPSAAALPRHSSSPPEFFSSPVMDHGFPRTGVGVGGEVPHAMSSYHKKMKAPMNLAGQGTLSHISEDGIPDLTSNVIGIGHSEENITANGVARSFSSGFSIGPWEDSNSIVFSNPASKAGIHNNDDNDIIASLSNYELQFGVTKETAGGMDKYMQMQQDQVPFRVRAKRGCATHPRSIAERERRTRISEKLRKLQALVPNMDKQTSTADMLDLAVDHIRGLQGELQALREDKEKCTCRGDHPPGR